ATACTCGATCGCCTAGCAGTAGGAATAGAAGAAACTAAAGCTTTAGCTAATTCCAATGCGAAAACTATACAAGCGATGTTGGAATCTCAAGAAACTCGCCGACTCGAACATCAAGAACAGATAGATAGACTTGACGCTATCATGACACGGATTGCTTCTGTTCAAGAAGGAATGGCAAACTGGTTAGTAGCCATTGATGAGACACAACCCACAGTGTTGAGACGACTAAACAGTATTGAAAATAAAATAAATAATTTGCTAGAACGCGACTAGCAATGTTATGTTGTCTAATTTTCAGCAAAAGATCATTGAGACGAAAGAAACTAAAATCAATGTAGTTAAAAGTGGAACTGGCTTTCCCTTGTTACTGCTACACGGGTATCCACAAAACCATTTGATGTGGCACAAAATCGCCCCCGATTTAGCTAAAGATTTTACGGTTGTAGCGACGGATTTGAGGGGTTATGGAGACAGTTCTAAGCCACAGGGAGATTTAGACCATCGCTACTATTCTAAACGCATAATGGCGCAAGATCAAGTTGAGGTTATGTCTCAATTAGGTTACTCAGAATTTTATCTTGTCGGTCACGATCGCGGTGCTAGGGTGGCTCATCGTCTCACTTTAGACTATCCTGAAAAGGTAAAGAAATTAGCTTTATTAGATATTATCCCTACCTACGAACTCTACCAAACTAGCGATCGCGAATTTGCTAGTTCTTATTATCATTGGTTTTTTCTAATTCAACCTTACCCTCTACCAGAAACCTTGATTGGTGCTAATCCTGAATATTTTTTACAGGCTTGTTTACAATCTTGGAGTCGAGATTTTGCAGCTTTCACACCTGAAGTTTTAGCAGAATATATTCGTTGTTTTAACAATCCAGCTACTATTCATGCTACTTGTGAAGACTATCGCGCTGCGGCTACTATCGATCTCATTGATGATGAATTAGATCTCAACCAAAAAATTCAATGTCCGGTTTTAGTACTTTGGGGAAACCAAGGAATTATAGGTAGAAAATACGATGTTTTGTCAATTTG
This is a stretch of genomic DNA from Merismopedia glauca CCAP 1448/3. It encodes these proteins:
- a CDS encoding alpha/beta fold hydrolase, with protein sequence MLSNFQQKIIETKETKINVVKSGTGFPLLLLHGYPQNHLMWHKIAPDLAKDFTVVATDLRGYGDSSKPQGDLDHRYYSKRIMAQDQVEVMSQLGYSEFYLVGHDRGARVAHRLTLDYPEKVKKLALLDIIPTYELYQTSDREFASSYYHWFFLIQPYPLPETLIGANPEYFLQACLQSWSRDFAAFTPEVLAEYIRCFNNPATIHATCEDYRAAATIDLIDDELDLNQKIQCPVLVLWGNQGIIGRKYDVLSIWRQRAVNVIGKGIECGHFLAEENPDQTYLEIREFLLNYNASNFDL